A single region of the Triplophysa dalaica isolate WHDGS20190420 chromosome 15, ASM1584641v1, whole genome shotgun sequence genome encodes:
- the plaat1l gene encoding phospholipase A and acyltransferase 1 encodes MDFIDNHIQHHRVQLTVTKTAERLSRGTDGEILDKISIKQTAPMGLHNSHPKLYPGDILEFPGNKYFSHFGVYYGERDGVPYVAHLTSRDSDTKLLLFGRALNSSVKLDPIDVIGKKYKVRNYLDEKHPPRDFYTHIKAEIDDVMTKPITFDILFNNSEHQATMLRYGVKKSEQIEKVYSKIVPTWRELFEKKKL; translated from the exons CATCATCGTGTGCAGTTAACAGTGACGAAGACTGCTGAGCGTCTTTCACGAGGCACTGATGGAGAGATCCTGG ACAAGatctcaataaaacaaacagcacCAATGGGCCTG CATAACTCTCATCCGAAGCTTTACCCCGGTGATATCCTTGAGTTTCCTGGGAACaagtatttttctcattttggagtTTATTATGGTGAACGGGACGGGGTTCCTTATGTGGCACATTTGACCTCTAGAG ATTCAGACACAAAACTCTTGCTTTTCGGCCGAGCTTTGAATTCCTCTGTGAAGTTAGACCCGATCGATGTGATCGGGAAGAAATACAAGGTCAGGAACTATTTGGATGAAAAGCACCCACCACGAGACTTCTACACTCACATCAAAGCGGAGATCGACGACGTCATGACCAAGCCCATCACCTTTGACATTCTGTTTAACAACAGTGAACATCAGGCCACCATGTTACGATACGGGGTGAAAAAGTCAGAGCAG ATTGAAAAAGTCTATTCCAAGATAGTTCCCACCTGGCGGGAATTATTTGAGAAGAAAAAGCTTTAA